A genomic segment from Falsibacillus pallidus encodes:
- a CDS encoding CvfB family protein codes for MRDYLEAGKIMTLNVEREVPFGYFLSNGTEDVLLPNSEIQGEIELNQTVEVFLYHDKLGRMTATMKLPVLKEGVYEWCKVVGVNEEFGAFVDIGISKDLLISADDLPIYDDIWPVEGDLLYVTLKTDRNGRLYGKLATENIIQDLVKEAPRTILNQDIKGRIYRLLKVGSFLLTEEGYRCFIHESEREKEPRLGELVTARVIDVKEDGTLNGSLFPRKQEKMLDDSEKLLQYLIQRSGKMPYWDKSAPEEIQYRFEMSKAAFKRALGKLMKEGKVYQEEGWTYIKE; via the coding sequence ATGAGAGACTATTTAGAAGCTGGAAAGATTATGACACTGAACGTTGAAAGGGAAGTCCCCTTCGGATATTTCCTTTCCAATGGAACAGAAGATGTGCTGCTTCCTAATTCCGAAATCCAAGGCGAAATTGAATTAAATCAAACTGTAGAAGTTTTTTTATATCATGATAAGCTGGGCAGGATGACAGCGACCATGAAGCTCCCGGTTCTCAAAGAGGGCGTGTATGAGTGGTGTAAAGTTGTAGGAGTTAATGAAGAGTTTGGTGCATTTGTTGACATCGGGATATCAAAAGATCTTTTGATATCTGCGGATGATCTTCCGATATACGACGATATTTGGCCGGTTGAAGGTGATTTATTATATGTCACATTAAAAACTGATCGAAACGGAAGGCTCTACGGGAAGCTTGCCACTGAAAATATCATTCAGGATTTAGTGAAGGAAGCGCCGCGGACCATCTTGAACCAGGATATTAAGGGAAGGATCTATCGTTTATTGAAAGTTGGATCGTTCCTGCTGACAGAAGAAGGATATCGCTGTTTCATTCATGAAAGCGAACGGGAAAAGGAGCCGAGGCTCGGTGAATTAGTGACAGCAAGAGTCATTGACGTCAAAGAAGACGGTACTTTGAATGGATCGCTATTCCCTAGGAAACAAGAAAAAATGCTGGATGATTCAGAGAAGCTCCTACAATACTTAATCCAGCGCAGTGGAAAAATGCCTTATTGGGATAAAAGCGCCCCCGAAGAGATTCAATATCGGTTTGAAATGAGCAAAGCTGCTTTCAAACGGGCTCTCGGCAAACTGATGAAGGAAGGAAAAGTCTATCAGGAAGAAGGATGGACCTACATCAAAGAATAA
- the gvpQ gene encoding gas vesicle protein GvpQ — translation MNKRKLGKAALKAGKFILNKSPAPVKKYVKTKIKEEAKEHFAEHVEDKIQSKADDASKKLQKAKNDNAEKVHDKADSAKEKIQHALLTAREKLGKAREAGEELQSKISDSNSEKKGKGYRGIKGPKDVKSSQNIKSIQNIKSSRNIKSPKDIKSSADIKMYSN, via the coding sequence ATGAATAAACGAAAACTGGGGAAAGCTGCATTAAAGGCAGGGAAATTTATATTAAATAAATCGCCTGCTCCAGTAAAGAAATATGTGAAAACGAAGATAAAAGAAGAAGCAAAGGAACATTTTGCAGAACATGTGGAAGACAAAATTCAGTCTAAAGCTGATGATGCTTCCAAGAAATTGCAAAAAGCAAAAAATGACAACGCTGAGAAAGTTCATGACAAGGCAGACTCTGCTAAAGAAAAAATCCAGCATGCTCTCCTTACTGCAAGGGAAAAGCTTGGAAAGGCAAGAGAGGCTGGGGAAGAGCTGCAGTCTAAGATATCCGACTCTAACTCAGAAAAAAAAGGGAAAGGATATCGAGGGATTAAAGGTCCAAAGGATGTGAAAAGCTCTCAAAATATCAAAAGCATCCAAAATATCAAAAGTTCCAGGAACATTAAAAGTCCTAAAGATATTAAATCTTCAGCGGACATCAAAATGTATAGCAACTAA
- a CDS encoding Ger(x)C family spore germination protein has translation MKKQILVLLIISTLVAGCGSQHELNEMSIIVGIGIDLLGEETYQITLQIVNPSAIFTAGGNSSGQKVVPIINVVGTGKTVVDALQKATTKISRPNFYAHLSMIVMGQALAEKGILEVLDTFERDAEVRQNTPILVAKGEKAFDVLNTLTTLTSIPVVSLIGKIRNAHDLFGETANVELYQLIKSFEDGNTAAIVGGATAPKDNNFASTKENIDQASPLTSEVEGIAVFDREGKLAYWIDNEKARSTLILRNELKETILSHKCSENKHFTIKVNYSKSKLKAVRKNGKVLLQVNTYMEGNVDSNACPKITLSTDEDYKKIEKIMEKKVKKNLKELIKDTQSHETDFLAFNSSLRKSDSEYWKKERDHWGEIYKNAAVDVKVEMKINNSGLTRNHINVQEANHD, from the coding sequence ATGAAAAAGCAGATACTGGTGCTATTGATAATTTCAACGCTGGTGGCTGGATGCGGGAGCCAGCATGAGCTAAACGAAATGTCGATCATCGTGGGTATCGGCATTGATTTACTTGGTGAAGAAACCTATCAAATCACGCTGCAGATCGTGAACCCCAGCGCTATTTTTACTGCAGGAGGCAATTCATCCGGCCAGAAGGTTGTTCCAATCATCAATGTGGTGGGGACAGGGAAAACGGTTGTGGATGCCCTGCAAAAAGCCACTACTAAAATATCCAGGCCAAACTTCTATGCACATCTATCCATGATTGTCATGGGACAGGCGCTTGCTGAAAAAGGGATTCTTGAGGTGCTGGACACATTTGAACGCGACGCAGAAGTCAGGCAGAATACTCCCATTTTAGTTGCTAAGGGGGAAAAGGCATTCGACGTTTTAAATACACTTACTACGTTGACGAGTATTCCCGTTGTTTCACTTATCGGGAAAATTAGAAATGCACATGACCTGTTTGGAGAAACCGCGAATGTTGAGCTTTATCAGCTGATCAAGTCATTTGAGGACGGGAATACAGCGGCAATTGTAGGGGGAGCTACAGCGCCGAAGGACAATAATTTTGCCAGCACCAAGGAAAATATTGATCAGGCATCCCCATTGACCAGTGAGGTAGAAGGGATTGCTGTATTTGATAGAGAAGGGAAGCTGGCTTATTGGATTGATAATGAAAAAGCCAGATCGACCCTGATACTTAGAAATGAATTAAAAGAGACAATTCTCTCTCATAAATGCAGTGAAAATAAACATTTCACCATAAAAGTGAATTATTCGAAATCTAAATTAAAAGCAGTAAGAAAGAATGGTAAGGTTTTGCTTCAAGTCAATACTTATATGGAGGGGAATGTTGACAGCAATGCTTGCCCTAAAATCACTTTAAGTACGGATGAAGATTATAAAAAAATTGAAAAAATCATGGAGAAAAAAGTGAAAAAGAATTTAAAAGAATTAATTAAAGATACTCAATCACATGAAACGGACTTCTTAGCTTTCAACTCATCTTTACGTAAAAGTGATTCTGAGTATTGGAAAAAAGAAAGAGATCATTGGGGAGAAATTTATAAGAATGCAGCTGTTGATGTAAAAGTGGAGATGAAAATAAATAACTCGGGTTTGACGAGGAACCATATTAATGTTCAGGAGGCGAACCATGATTAA
- the gvpT gene encoding GvpT/GvpP family gas vesicle accessory protein, whose translation MADKQKSKKEETSVQSQKQNAEDSSSNSLSYVLLGSMVGAGLGMMSSPGTGKKIISSLGKSEIVRTAGSELKRTAHEILVEQAVMQVRKTVEKGTFNNLLSIKKNNQVESTNKTPEESSSDNQEYEEKYNELKEENKKINDYLSKIDEKLTKLLEAKN comes from the coding sequence TTGGCAGATAAACAAAAAAGCAAAAAAGAAGAAACATCGGTTCAATCACAAAAACAAAACGCAGAGGACAGCTCATCAAACTCACTAAGCTATGTTTTATTAGGAAGTATGGTTGGAGCGGGACTAGGAATGATGTCCAGCCCGGGAACAGGAAAAAAAATCATTTCCTCTCTGGGAAAATCAGAAATTGTTAGGACAGCAGGCAGTGAATTAAAGAGAACTGCACATGAAATCCTGGTAGAACAAGCGGTGATGCAGGTACGCAAAACGGTTGAAAAAGGAACATTCAATAATTTGCTTTCCATTAAAAAGAATAATCAGGTTGAATCAACTAATAAAACACCTGAAGAATCGTCTTCAGACAACCAGGAATATGAAGAAAAATATAATGAGTTGAAAGAAGAGAACAAAAAAATCAATGATTACCTCTCCAAGATCGATGAAAAGTTGACAAAGCTGTTGGAAGCGAAAAACTAA
- a CDS encoding class I SAM-dependent methyltransferase: protein MELEKRAAGPSMEEMEWDTVLTPSYREDLRYFSEKEYNKFVKLNTVKDWSELRWKDIGKPFEVTSFSKEKTEWEEKNGKALPVHTSWEMFNRSFHEWFVKDVPAEMSRSKKEFFSKLAKFQMRDIKSALGNVLRIHLWNYAHRIEDGIWDPRGKRALFEGLDLQKPRILFLGAAEGYEAMQLSAMYPQGEVVMVDYDEFCRDSRFKEFPESYPFLGYNPATGGNKVYNKSDFTIHYEVNDIRKLSYGKEFDIVLSVGLLEHFPDELKPEVLEWHRKFLKPGGYIIMTTPRAQLKSKLYYEIMADVMNHTYRELMTVEQMGLYMYENGLDIIRHGHIKVHNGIIAKVK from the coding sequence ATGGAACTGGAGAAACGTGCAGCAGGACCTTCAATGGAAGAAATGGAATGGGATACGGTATTGACCCCTTCCTACCGTGAAGACCTAAGGTATTTCAGTGAAAAAGAATACAATAAATTCGTCAAATTGAATACGGTTAAAGATTGGTCTGAACTCAGATGGAAAGATATCGGCAAACCGTTTGAAGTTACCTCATTTTCGAAAGAAAAAACTGAATGGGAAGAGAAAAATGGTAAGGCACTTCCTGTTCATACCTCTTGGGAAATGTTCAACCGCTCTTTTCATGAATGGTTTGTGAAAGATGTACCAGCAGAAATGAGCAGATCGAAAAAGGAGTTCTTCTCAAAACTGGCCAAATTTCAAATGAGAGATATTAAATCAGCGCTTGGGAATGTTCTGCGCATCCATTTATGGAACTATGCCCATAGGATTGAAGATGGGATATGGGATCCGAGGGGCAAAAGGGCTCTTTTTGAAGGACTGGATCTCCAGAAGCCAAGGATATTATTCCTCGGGGCTGCCGAGGGATATGAGGCGATGCAGCTGTCTGCCATGTATCCCCAAGGGGAAGTAGTAATGGTGGACTATGATGAATTTTGCAGGGATTCGAGATTTAAAGAGTTTCCCGAAAGCTATCCGTTTCTTGGATACAATCCGGCAACCGGGGGAAATAAAGTCTATAATAAATCGGACTTTACCATTCATTATGAGGTAAATGATATCCGTAAACTGAGTTACGGCAAAGAATTTGATATCGTACTAAGTGTAGGTCTGCTCGAGCACTTTCCCGATGAGCTGAAGCCGGAAGTCCTTGAATGGCACAGGAAATTTTTAAAACCGGGCGGGTACATCATCATGACGACACCAAGGGCGCAGTTGAAGTCTAAACTTTACTACGAAATCATGGCCGATGTCATGAATCACACGTATCGTGAATTAATGACGGTTGAGCAGATGGGATTGTATATGTATGAAAATGGACTTGATATAATTCGCCATGGTCATATCAAAGTCCATAACGGCATTATAGCCAAAGTAAAATAA
- a CDS encoding GerAB/ArcD/ProY family transporter, giving the protein MIKIKHGDFMALVILFLVGSAVMLDVGRTAFKDGWLAIFIGMLSSLPLLLVYYLVYAAQKGQNFFEIFQYAFGKIGGKFITFLYIVYFIYMTSRILRDFSEVLQIAAFGDVSLVVLALIMMLTIMYYSCKSIDLIFKISKYLFLIIITAFFGSIIFEIVSGVIDIGNELPVLEDGWAPVLKTVYPKIITFPFGELIVIIVFFSKVEEKKGILLKFLAATFIAGAMLMTTSFIHVSILGAKTVERTHFPILTAVSVINISDFIQRVDALIVILIIILGFIKTSIFFIASVETSKQLLGIKENFIIVPLGLLVTYCSMAISANFPQHIEEGINIVPYYLHIPFQIVMPLVMMAVIIIKKKVKKEAIFSS; this is encoded by the coding sequence ATGATTAAAATCAAACATGGTGATTTCATGGCATTAGTCATTCTTTTTCTTGTCGGGAGCGCTGTGATGCTCGATGTGGGAAGAACCGCATTTAAAGACGGATGGCTTGCCATATTCATTGGAATGTTATCAAGCCTTCCTCTACTGCTTGTCTACTATTTAGTATATGCAGCGCAAAAAGGACAGAATTTCTTTGAGATTTTCCAATATGCTTTCGGGAAAATTGGCGGGAAATTCATAACGTTTCTTTATATAGTTTATTTTATCTACATGACTTCAAGGATATTAAGGGATTTCAGTGAGGTATTGCAGATTGCTGCATTTGGGGATGTTTCTTTGGTAGTGCTTGCACTCATCATGATGCTGACAATCATGTACTATTCATGCAAATCCATTGATTTGATATTTAAAATCTCAAAATACTTATTTCTAATTATCATCACAGCTTTTTTTGGCAGCATTATCTTTGAAATTGTCTCAGGGGTCATTGATATTGGAAATGAATTGCCAGTGTTGGAGGACGGATGGGCGCCTGTCCTTAAAACGGTCTATCCGAAGATTATTACGTTCCCATTCGGGGAGCTGATTGTAATTATTGTATTTTTTTCAAAAGTGGAAGAGAAAAAAGGAATCTTGCTAAAGTTTCTTGCGGCAACTTTTATTGCAGGTGCTATGTTGATGACAACTTCTTTCATCCACGTCTCCATTTTAGGAGCAAAAACAGTAGAGAGGACTCATTTTCCCATCTTGACTGCCGTATCCGTCATCAATATTTCAGATTTCATCCAGCGTGTAGATGCTCTAATCGTGATATTGATAATAATCCTAGGGTTTATTAAGACAAGCATATTTTTTATTGCATCCGTGGAAACAAGCAAACAATTACTTGGAATCAAGGAAAACTTCATTATAGTGCCGCTGGGATTATTAGTGACCTATTGCTCGATGGCCATCTCTGCAAATTTCCCGCAGCATATAGAAGAAGGAATCAATATTGTCCCGTATTATCTCCATATCCCGTTTCAAATTGTCATGCCTTTGGTAATGATGGCTGTCATCATCATAAAGAAAAAGGTGAAAAAAGAAGCTATTTTTTCTTCATAA